Genomic segment of Anguilla rostrata isolate EN2019 chromosome 13, ASM1855537v3, whole genome shotgun sequence:
caaaacatttctgttatcCTTGGTTAAATCTTTTGAAAAGTACTTATACTTCAGTCTGTGATGAATTATGCTGTTAATGTTTAGGTCAACGACATGAAATACATGGTACAAGCTAATAACAGCTTAGGCCACAACAGAGTGAACTGCAggtgaattaaaaatatatgcatgaCCTTAATTGTTGCTATTTGGAAAAAGTACTTTCAATAGATTTGTTTGATCGGTTCAGttagtttttattattgctgtaatgttttttatttgagtaTGTGTGGGAAGACACTGAAGCAGAATGTATACCATTTAATGCTTTTAGTCTTTAATGAAGGAAATAACACAAGCTAGAGGAAGTAAAAGCATCAACATACTAAAATAAGTGCAGTAACACCAGTGTTTCCCATACATTGACTTTATCCTGGCAGCCCACCCAAATAGATCGGTCCCACGCAAAaagatatttttgcatttggtCATTTATTTGCGTAAGCAGCGCCCTctagtgtgtattgtgtgtttcaTTGTGTACAGCCGGTACAAGGAGCGCACGCACAATTGCGCACATTTGCGCACGGACCTGGATTTACTGCcgtttttcattaatttcactcGTCCGTTCGCTGAGTGGCACGTGCACCTAAGAGCTGGTGTCGCCGTGGATTCGGGACGAGGAGTTACTCGTGTGCCGTTCCCTCCTTAATGAATTTCCAGTGAATTACAAACACCACCACCCGcccactcaaatacacacaatcaggggtgtagcacaaaattctgggccctatacatacgctgtctctgtgggcccccttcctctcttgatccatgtctctcacgcatcattccaggcttttcgagggccctccccccattcgggccctggttagtcagtcccactttcgCCCCCACTACGATGCCCCTGCACACAATTAAGTAGCTTATAAGTGGTATACTTGGTGTTTTCCAACAGATACTTGTATttactgaaagtaaaaaaaatgacaaaaaacctTTGGTATGCTGAATTTGTATATACTTGACAGAAAAGGTAGACAATGTAATAATTTTGCTGGCTTTGAAAAGTGCATTGAAAGTAAAATGGaagttttctttcagttttaaaataatgaactgcAAGCACACCTAAAGCTTTTAGGATTTTATGTTAAGAAGTAATTCATAAATGATATACTTAAAGTATagcttcagaaaatattttaagtatACTTAAAATGTTCCAATTTAGGAAACAGAAGTATATAAGtgtttactttaaaaacataaacatattgtcggacaagcaaggattaattaaaaatatgtttattttctgaatccagcagttccaACAGTCAGTGctcttgttaaaatgttcaacactctgaatactgaacactaGCGCTATtgcgtgctagaacccctcacttaacctacatataaaatatactttatgtgatttaattgaagaattattgttgaaaatgagaattatcaattaaatcgccaaattAATTGGTGGGTCAGTCTACAGTGAACTGGTGGAGTCacccaacaagtcaaaacaagttCTATATTAGGGTATtaagattaaatatttgaattctatatgaagcagtcaattagatgaattaatttaaatcatacattctttattgaatgcaggctcactacaTCTAAATTAGAAAACATaagacattttacaaaacattaatttggaaataccagaaaagagagggagtggtGGCCAGACCTTTCCAAAGTGTTGACCTCTTCCTGTTTAAGCACCACGAAATGAAcagaaaccagctaaaaacacaaggaactaacaccaaaataaaaatagaagaactcttcttcttctttaaggCTCTGAaaccaactgcaacacaacacaactttctcctgtggccatcttaaataccttacccagcatggcttgaggatgtttgccctgattgggtgatgccgagTTAAGGTGTAGAAGAGAAGGAAAGGGGGGTAAGACTCATTTAtaacaaggactggcctacatAAAAGCTGACCATGTACttattatcaaaagattccTGAATGAACTCTCTTTCTAACAAgatcaaacatgaatatgtaagGAGGTAATTCAGTCCAGCTCTTGAATACCCATAAAAAGCGTGGATGTTTATCTCTGCTTCTACAACAGGATAATGTTCAGAGGCAGATAATTGTCAAAGCCATCCAGGTGTAACCTCCGccttcagtgaaaatatgttCTATATAACAAAATCAAATCGTACTACGTTGTGGTCCGCTTAAAACTGAAACTGGCTCTCAAAATGGAGATTTCAGCTATTCGGCCTCCACACCATTATCTGTAtagacattaagattttcactcactcactttaaTGTCAcaaattgcattcaaacttaaagggAAATGTTGGAGTCATTTAtgtgataataaaataatgaaccaTGTTAGTGAGACCGATAGGCCGTTTAATCATTTAGGTGGAAATGGAACCAGACCCAAGGGCTCATTAGAAAGCACCTGCGTCAAAAACCTGATAAACCAAGACACCAAGAGAAATATAGTTTTCAACCTTACCTATTAGATTCTAAAGTTGCATCATTTAATTGAGATTTACCTCTTTGACTTCGTTCGTAAttcaaaaaaatttgattttattttaatcttttgaTCTATGTTAATAGGCCTATTtccatatattttcaaataccataacataacataatataatgacgagaacaggctgttctgtctgatgctgatgtcacagccttGCAGACGGGCCTTGCCTACGGACTAgacagtatctaacactgtatcaagcccagtcttgaaaatccccagagtttctgcctatactacgtgacctggaaggttattccacacattgaattcttcctaatgtcttcCTAACATTTTATGGAATATTGAATTAATTGTTGGCCCTTTACTAAAGCACTCTAACTTTAGGAAAGTACACTGAAACTGCAGTGGGTTTTTAAGGAAGTCATGCTTTGCACTTTGTGTGTGGTACATTTCTTGCATGACCTGTGTTGTATTTAGTGGTTCACTGGTTTCCTGACTATCTTTATGTATAATTCTCTTGATATAAGCTACACTTTTATTGTACTGACTTGTACATATAGAAATTACAAGTTTGTCTTTTTAGCTCATTGGGCCTGCAACACAAGACACACTAAagaaacattcattcattcgttcatagTCGCACCGTCAGAAATCATCTCTTGTGAAGGTTATGATAAAATCTTGCATCCTTGCCATACTCCAACACTTGAAACTACATGCTGAGAAGCgctaatgtgtgtttttactttTCAGAAGTGGCCACCACCGGTTCTCCTGTACAGCCTCCTTGCAACAAACAGCTGAAGACATACTGTGTGTATGGATATGAACTAAAATCGGGTCATATTTATgcggcagtgtaatataatgggtaaCGAGTTGGTCCTGTATCCTGAAGGTCTTAGGtacaattcccaggtaggacactgacgttgtaaccttgagcaaggaacttaGCTTGCAATGCATATCAATGTAAAAACGTTGTgtaggtcgctctggataagagcatctgctaaatgcctgtaatttctgCTCAAAGCAGTGTTGGAGAAcctttagtttatttatttgacgattcactgtaaaagaaaaattacatgGTTGCAAACAccaatgtacatgcacaattaaaagTGTATCAAggataacaacaaaaaaaaagtcacaagacttatttccattgtggtccttgctGTAGCTAAGTAAGAGCTGTCAGAAACTGGTTCGTACGATCCGATTCCCCAGAGCCATGGTTGGCACACTGTGTTGTAGGAGGTGCTGCCAGCTTAACCACGCCACTGAGGATACCatgttgacctctgacctcctaAAATTCCCAATCTCTCCTCTGATCCAACCCTTGTAAAGTAAATTGGTAATATCAACCAAAGtaattgataggtcagtctacagtaaACTAGTAGAATCACCCAGCAAgccaaaacaagctctatatcaggttttaagattaaatatttgaattttatacGAAGCGTCTGCCGGTCAcctacaggactggagttaaacctgcagacactgtggccctccaggactggagttaaacctgcagatgctgcagccctccaggactggagttaaacctgtagacgctggggccctccaggactggagttaaacctgcagatgctgcagccctccaggactggagttaaacctgcagacactgcggccctccgggacaggagttaaacctgtagacgctggggccctccaggaccgaAATATCTGATGACTGGAAACAAGGCAGTATGTCAGAATGGGATACCAATGTGTTAGATTGTGCTAATAGTATTATATAATTAGCCTTTTAGCACAAGCTAGAACTAatattcctaaaaaaaaaagcaataaagaaaTAGACATTTGCTCATCAATTacatggattcaatcaacaatttaactttgactcacaagGAATTGCTAAtgttggaagtttttttttgtcaagtcaGTTTCAGAGATTCCCAAACTCGACAGtgtgcttgtgaagaaaaataaattcttggTAACTCTTGATTTTGTTAGTcaaggttaaggacaaatgttgattgaatcccagccagcGTTTCAGAATTATGCTGATAATTAACAGTAAGCAGAATGGTTTATTGATGGTAATATGAGCACACAGTAAGGCTGTGTGTAGATTACTTTCAGAATAATCTCGTTCCTTGGTCAGGTCTTCTATGGATTTGGTTCTGGTGCTGAAGTCCTTGCTCTCGGTGCTTTGCGATACCCCCTGCTGCCGGCAGGGGGCACACTTCCTCCAGGCCCGCAGGTACGCACTGCGGATCTTCGGCACCTTGAAGGCGTACACGACCGGATTGACGGCAGAGTTGGCGTGCGTGAGGAGGATCCCGATGTAGATGGCGACCAGAGGGACGTCGCCGCCGAAGATCGTCACGCAGTTCATGATGCTCAGCGGCAACCAGCCGACGGCGAAGAGGACCAGGACCAGCAGCAGGGACTTGGCCAGCTTCCGCTCTTTGGCGTAGTACGCGTGTGATTCGGCACCCGGGGCCTGGCTCCTCTGCAGTCGCTTGGAGATGGAGCGGAAGACGTGGACGTAGAGGGCACacatcaccagcagggggagcagcgTGCACCCGAAGAAGTGGAAGTAGACCAGGTAAGTCATGGGCATGACGGACACGAACGTGCAGACGATGGTGGTGGAGTTCTCCATCACCATCTTGGCCAGAGTCTGGTGGTTGTACCAGCCGAACATGGGCGTGAAACTGAACGCGAAGGCGAGCAGCCAGCACGCTCCGACCACGGCCCAGCAGCGCCTCTGCGTGAAGCTGCGCTTGTATCTGCAAAACACAGCAGAACCTGAGTCCACACGTTCTCTCGCTCCTGGCCTACGGAAAGTCAGCGGTGCCAAAAAGCCTTAAAAACACCTTACGTTGCATCACGGTTGTTCCTGACCTGTTGACAAGGTAACAACTTGCTAAGTCAACAGGGGCAGAAGACTGCACATCTTCAGATGAATAGAACCAATACATCAAATTTTAATGGgtcaaaaatgtactttttcgacatgtcttttttttatgtgttaaaATGATTAAGATGTATGGAAAGCATTGACTTGCCCATTTTTGCCATGTGAACAGATCAAAAATAATAGCCATTATGAGACGTATTTTTTAAGACAATTTGGCACTGTTGGCTTTTCGTACTGGACTGGCCTGCTTGTCATGGATGCTCGATATTCATATGCACAAACAGCTTTGGAGAAGATTACCCTCATACTGAACGGTGCCAATAACCATTTTCATCAAGGAGATCATTACACTTAAAATTGAAAGGTTAATCCAATTGAGATTAAGATCTCTTTTCCAAAACAGAACTGGCCAAGAAGGGCAGCagcacatacactatatgatcaaaagtgtctggacaccctttggtcaggggctgtttttcatggtttgggctaggccaaAGTAGAGGcaaattttaatgcaattaCATTCTATATGATTCAGTGTTTTCAacattgtggcaacagtttggtgcacacagcgaggtccatatggaaatggttttgtcaggagcagtgtggaagaacttgactggcctgcacagagccctacCTCAACCCCATCCGACACAATTGGGAtcatttggaaagccaactggaAGCCacgcctaatcacccaatcagtgcccaaccaaACCAATGCTCTTCTGtctaaatggaagcaaatccctgcagcaatgctccaacatctagtacaaagccttcccagaagagtggaagttgTTATCGCAGCAAGGGGTGGAACAACtttatattaatgcccataattttggatgagatgttggatgttaggtggccacatacatttggccatgtagtgtctTTTCAGacacaataaattaatacagtaaaaCTCAGATCCAGACAACAGTCATGCTAAAAATGCTATGGAACAAAAGTGCAAAGGAGAAATACAAtcgaattaatgaattaaatcagTGACAGTTATCAAATAGACTGATACCATGGTAAGAATTGCTAGGTACGAAGTTTAAGTTCCTTTTGCAGGCTATTCCAGGTATAGAGGGCATAGTCCGAGCTTTAGGAACAAACACAACTAGTCATGATGGATGCTGACatgttgtggtgtggtgtgattgTACCAAGCgaaccgcccccacccccgccctgcTTGACGGAATTtaacagcacccccaccccccccactcgaACACatttgcttagggccaccaaaatcccaGGGCCGGCCCTGCCCACAttgcttaaataaatatacagccgtataaatggactgtatgcaGAGAGTGTAAATTATGTAAGCGGATTTGGGTAAGAGCATCGGCTAAATTCAACTGTGTAAAACAAAGGAATATTGCAGATAATACTGACATGGACATCTAGAacaccattgctttcaattaccagtagtgattgtgacatcagcatcagaatgttccgttaagaaAATTCTAATCACAATCTAATCTTCAATGACCTCACACCACACAAGGGCCAAGGAATATGGTGTGCAGCTGAGGTGAGGCTGGCACCCACCTGAGGGGCATCTGCACGCGCAGGTGGCGATCCACCGCGATGACCAGCAGCATGAGGATGGAGGCCTGCACCAGCAGGACCGTCACGCAGCTGAGGAACAGGCAGCTGTTGAAGGAGGTGCTGACCCGGCCGTCCACCAGCACGGCCGCGGGGATCGCCACGGCGCCCACCAGGAAGTCCGCCGCCGCCAGCGATGCCATGAAGCAGAAGGTGGGCTTCCGCAGGGAGCCACTGGCCCGCACCGCCCAGATGGCCAGCAGGTTGCCCAGGCAACACGTCAAGGCGATCAGCAGCTCCAGTGCTGTGTACACCACACCCGCAACACTGTCCATGGTGGGGGAAGAAGTTGCTTATTCTTCTGTAGCTGCGGAAGAAGGAAGTGAGTCTGCACATCAGCTGCTGCTCAGAGCCAGTGTGGCTTTGCGGAAGCTCCACAGAACTGTGGGCTAGACGTCTTTGATCGCAATGCATCCGTACGCTGTCTGAATTTCCGTTCATCTAATATAAGTCATCATAGAAATAATGTTGTGAGGTAAGGTATTCATATTTAGAACTGAATTCCAGATAATATactttcattttactttataGAAGCAATATATTCAGTTTCAGAGTTCAGTATTAAATATGGCCACAATGaaaattttcaaaacatttttgttatccTTCGTTAAATCTTTTGAAAAGTACTTATACTTCAGTCTGTGATGAATTATGCTGTTAATGTTTAGGTCAACGACATGAAATACATGGTACAAGCTAATAACAGCTTAGGCCACAACAGAGTGAACTGCAggtgaattaaaaatatatgcatgaCCTTAATTGTTGCTATTTGGAAAAAGTACTTTCAATTGATTTGTTTGGTCGGTTCAGTTGGTGAACGCCGTGGATTCGGGACGAGGCGTTACTCGTGTGC
This window contains:
- the LOC135238046 gene encoding adenosine receptor A3-like isoform X2, which codes for MDSVAGVVYTALELLIALTCCLGNLLAIWAVRASGSLRKPTFCFMASLAAADFLVGAVAIPAAVLVDGRVSTSFNSCLFLSCVTVLLVQASILMLLVIAVDRHLRVQMPLRYKRSFTQRRCWAVVGACWLLAFAFSFTPMFGWYNHQTLAKMVMENSTTIVCTFVSVMPMTYLVYFHFFGCTLLPLLVMCALYVHVFRSISKRLQRSQAPGAESHAYYAKERKLAKSLLLVLVLFAVGWLPLSIMNCVTIFGGDVPLVAIYIGILLTHANSAVNPVVYAFKVPKIRSAYLRAWRKCAPCRQQGVSQSTESKDFSTRTKSIEDLTKERDYSEIIRYFGPGGPQRLQV
- the LOC135238046 gene encoding adenosine receptor A3-like isoform X1; the encoded protein is MDSVAGVVYTALELLIALTCCLGNLLAIWAVRASGSLRKPTFCFMASLAAADFLVGAVAIPAAVLVDGRVSTSFNSCLFLSCVTVLLVQASILMLLVIAVDRHLRVQMPLRYKRSFTQRRCWAVVGACWLLAFAFSFTPMFGWYNHQTLAKMVMENSTTIVCTFVSVMPMTYLVYFHFFGCTLLPLLVMCALYVHVFRSISKRLQRSQAPGAESHAYYAKERKLAKSLLLVLVLFAVGWLPLSIMNCVTIFGGDVPLVAIYIGILLTHANSAVNPVVYAFKVPKIRSAYLRAWRKCAPCRQQGVSQSTESKDFSTRTKSIEDLTKERDYSESNLHTALLCAHITINKPFCLLLIISIILKRWLGFNQHLSLTLTNKIKSYQEFIFLHKHTVEFGNL